A single region of the Desulfuromonadales bacterium genome encodes:
- a CDS encoding tetratricopeptide repeat protein, with protein MFASSSLAASTLAANERIVLASTTAPKELKDLYFGEALYYAFQGDWFDSIARLDTELGQFHGLDEPELDSLFTHLNHAEFAVGDFELAYRMHYRAGRAITAVIEGNVEEPVRNEAIFRLARIYFQKDQPENALHAVERIRGSVPERIRDDLTFLRAQIFLANGRFAEAARILKELQGTKSLEGFTTYNLGIALLRDGRELDGRQYLDRTGQIASNSPSTLAIKDKSNLVLGYKLLDENNFEGARQVL; from the coding sequence TTGTTCGCATCGTCTTCGCTGGCGGCCAGTACCCTCGCTGCGAATGAACGGATCGTTCTGGCCAGTACGACCGCTCCTAAGGAGCTGAAGGACCTCTATTTCGGCGAGGCCCTCTATTACGCCTTCCAGGGGGACTGGTTCGATTCGATTGCCCGGCTCGACACCGAACTGGGGCAGTTCCATGGTCTCGATGAACCCGAGCTCGACTCGCTTTTCACCCATCTCAACCACGCAGAGTTCGCCGTGGGTGATTTCGAGCTCGCTTACCGGATGCACTATCGCGCCGGCCGTGCCATCACGGCAGTCATCGAAGGGAATGTCGAAGAACCCGTGCGTAATGAGGCGATTTTCCGGCTGGCCCGAATCTATTTCCAGAAAGACCAGCCGGAAAATGCCTTGCATGCCGTTGAGCGTATTCGAGGAAGCGTGCCCGAACGAATTCGTGATGATCTGACTTTCCTCCGCGCGCAAATCTTCCTGGCGAACGGCCGCTTTGCTGAGGCCGCGCGTATCCTGAAAGAGCTCCAGGGTACGAAAAGCCTGGAGGGCTTTACGACCTACAACCTGGGTATCGCGCTGTTAAGGGACGGCAGGGAACTGGACGGACGCCAGTATCTCGACCGTACCGGGCAGATTGCCAGCAACAGCCCTTCCACGCTGGCGATCAAGGACAAATCGAACCTGGTCCTGGGTTACAAGTTGCTCGATGAGAACAATTTCGAGGGTGCCAGGCAGGTGCT